Genomic segment of Dehalococcoidales bacterium:
TAAACGACGATATCAGGGCATTATGGAATCATAACTCTGATTATGTCCTCGGGCGCAACAAAAGCGGTACATTAACACTCTCTGAGGATCAGAGGGGGTTAAAAATAGACATTACGCCGCCCGATGCACAGTGGGCTCGTGACTATGTGGCAAGTATTGAGCGAGGAGATATTAACCAGATGTCATTCGGTTTTGAGACGCTTGCTGACAGATGGGAGATGATAGACGGAAACGAAGTCAGAACGCTCATGAAAGTAAGGCTTTTTGATGTTTCGCCTGTCACTTTCCCCGCATATCCAGACACGGAAGTGGCATTGAGAAGGCTCGAAAAGCATAAAGAGGCTGAAAAAAGCGCGGATAGTGCTCCTGTCGGCCTGAATATACGCCGGAAACGGCTAAAAATCGTAGAAAGACAAATTGAGGAGGAAATGAAGCATGAAAGATAAATTGAGGGAATTACTTGCAGAGCGGGCGAAGATTGTGGCCGATCAGAGAGCAATGCTTGATGTCGCGGACAAAGAGAAGCGTGATCTGACGGCTGATGAAGAAACCAACTATCAAAATATGGATGATGCACTTGAAAAGCTGACCAGAAGCATAGACCGAGAGAAGAAAATTGAGGAGCGGGAGAGAGAGATTAAGAGTTCTGTAGACGTTTTTAAGCCAACCCCGGAACCCGACGCTAAAAACGAGGTAAGAACCCTCGAATATCGCGGCAAAAAGATCACGCTTTCGGCAAATTCCGACCTTCAGAACAGGGCGTGGAACACGTTCTTGCAGCGCGGCCGGGATGCTATAGGGCCTGAAGAGCTCCGTGCGTTGCAGGCAGACGCTGACATTTACGGCGGATTCCTTGTTGCACCTCCGCAGTTCGTGCTCCAGTTGATCAAAGCCATGGATGACGAAGTCTTCATCCGCAACATGGCCACGGTCTACCCGGTCACGAAGGCGGAATCACTTGGCGCTCCGTCGCTCGATAACGACCCTGCCGATCCGACGTGGACGGCTGAAATCGCGACAGGGAGCGAAGACAGCACCATGTCCTTCGGAAAAAGAGAGCTTACCCCGCACCCGCTGGCAAAGCTGATTAAAGTATCCGAAAAGCTGCTCAGAGTGTCCGCTATGGACATTGAAGGGCTCGTTATTTCCCGCCTCGCGTACAAATTCGGCGTGACGGCGGAGAATGCTTACCTGAACGGCTCCGGCTCCAACCAGCCGATGGGCGTATTCACGGCGGCCACCGCAGGCTTTGGGATAAGCACTGCCCGCGATGTTTCCACCGGCAACACCGCAACAGCGTTCACAACGGACGGCCTTCTTGAGG
This window contains:
- a CDS encoding phage major capsid protein → MKDKLRELLAERAKIVADQRAMLDVADKEKRDLTADEETNYQNMDDALEKLTRSIDREKKIEEREREIKSSVDVFKPTPEPDAKNEVRTLEYRGKKITLSANSDLQNRAWNTFLQRGRDAIGPEELRALQADADIYGGFLVAPPQFVLQLIKAMDDEVFIRNMATVYPVTKAESLGAPSLDNDPADPTWTAEIATGSEDSTMSFGKRELTPHPLAKLIKVSEKLLRVSAMDIEGLVISRLAYKFGVTAENAYLNGSGSNQPMGVFTAATAGFGISTARDVSTGNTATAFTTDGLLEALYSLKAQYHPRAQWIFHRDAVKKLRKLKDGEGQYIWQPDIKGGQPDMILGRPYKMSEYAPSTFTAGKYVGIIGDFSYYWIADALNMRVQRLNELYAATNQVGFIGRLESDGMPVLEEAFARVTLSA
- a CDS encoding HK97 family phage prohead protease, whose translation is NDDIRALWNHNSDYVLGRNKSGTLTLSEDQRGLKIDITPPDAQWARDYVASIERGDINQMSFGFETLADRWEMIDGNEVRTLMKVRLFDVSPVTFPAYPDTEVALRRLEKHKEAEKSADSAPVGLNIRRKRLKIVERQIEEEMKHER